From the Halodesulfovibrio sp. genome, one window contains:
- a CDS encoding CdaR family protein: MGVSFRHLLLAFIMASCLWVVISGREQVEIWERASVELKGMPKDLTLLSGLPPEIEIRVRGPKGLIRTITNRQLTYVLDLSKVHPGLNVLPIQAGGIRLGKAFDVVEVRPSRLTLEVDKLVEKELPVVPRWSGELPPDFFVESATVTPQYVTVSGPESELAALSDVEAVTSAPVASEPGSVTLDGTVSLSLRAKATPPIVDVTYILGLLAQERTIVRNVIVIPRAGLDITLVQDSVTLTIEVPDSMKDNSALIDSIRVILELPEDITPGEYQLPYRLELPENIKVVGTKPETLTALISSK; encoded by the coding sequence ATGGGTGTGAGCTTTCGCCACTTACTTTTGGCTTTTATTATGGCTTCCTGTTTATGGGTCGTCATATCTGGTCGTGAGCAAGTTGAAATATGGGAAAGAGCATCCGTTGAATTAAAAGGGATGCCTAAAGATCTTACACTGCTGAGTGGCTTGCCGCCAGAAATTGAGATTCGTGTGCGCGGACCTAAAGGGCTTATTCGCACTATTACCAATCGTCAGCTTACGTATGTGCTTGATTTGTCCAAAGTTCACCCCGGGTTGAATGTTCTGCCGATTCAAGCAGGCGGGATTCGTCTTGGTAAAGCGTTTGATGTGGTAGAGGTTCGCCCATCACGTCTGACACTTGAAGTGGATAAACTTGTTGAGAAAGAGCTTCCGGTAGTGCCTCGCTGGTCTGGCGAACTGCCTCCTGACTTTTTTGTGGAGTCCGCAACGGTAACGCCACAGTATGTGACAGTGAGTGGGCCGGAATCTGAATTGGCAGCATTGAGCGATGTGGAAGCTGTTACTTCAGCGCCTGTGGCTAGTGAGCCGGGTAGTGTAACACTTGACGGCACAGTTTCTTTATCGTTACGAGCTAAAGCGACTCCACCTATTGTGGATGTAACATATATTTTGGGCTTGCTTGCTCAGGAGCGTACCATTGTGCGTAATGTTATCGTTATCCCGCGTGCGGGGTTGGACATAACATTAGTGCAGGACTCGGTCACGCTTACTATTGAAGTGCCTGACTCAATGAAAGACAATAGTGCGCTCATTGATTCAATAAGAGTAATTTTAGAGTTGCCGGAAGACATTACTCCCGGAGAATATCAACTCCCTTACCGGCTCGAATTGCCTGAGAATATCAAGGTGGTCGGCACCAAGCCGGAGACTCTGACTGCACTTATTTCAAGTAAATAG
- the galU gene encoding UTP--glucose-1-phosphate uridylyltransferase GalU, with protein MNIRKVVVPVAGWGTRSLPATKNIPKEMLPVYNKPVVQYIVEEAIRSGLDDVVFVTNREKKVIEDHFDKNLQLEGLLQRAGKTELLKTVQEVARMANIISIRQKEQLGLGHAVLCAKDLINEDAFGVMLGDDLMFGMEPGLKQLIEVAAAERLPVVGVMEVEADKVDRYGIVAGEEIAPGTYRVTDLVEKPAVQDAPSRLAIVGRYVLTPEIFPALENTKAGAGGEIQLTDALRTVAKERGLLAVKMRGMRFDAGNWAEYLTANIYFALQDDSIRDDLVKHLKPLLP; from the coding sequence ATGAATATTCGCAAAGTAGTTGTCCCTGTTGCTGGTTGGGGAACCCGTTCTCTTCCTGCTACCAAGAATATCCCAAAGGAAATGCTTCCTGTCTACAACAAGCCTGTCGTGCAGTACATTGTAGAAGAGGCAATTCGTTCCGGTCTTGATGATGTTGTTTTCGTTACCAACCGCGAAAAAAAAGTCATTGAAGATCATTTCGATAAAAACCTTCAGCTTGAAGGTTTACTCCAGCGTGCTGGTAAAACAGAACTGCTCAAAACTGTGCAGGAAGTTGCCCGTATGGCGAATATTATTTCTATTCGTCAGAAAGAGCAGCTTGGACTCGGTCATGCTGTGCTGTGCGCCAAGGATTTAATCAATGAAGATGCCTTTGGTGTAATGCTTGGTGACGACCTTATGTTTGGCATGGAACCGGGTTTGAAACAGCTTATTGAGGTTGCTGCTGCCGAACGCTTGCCGGTTGTTGGCGTTATGGAAGTTGAAGCCGATAAGGTTGATCGATACGGTATTGTTGCCGGTGAAGAAATTGCGCCGGGTACATATCGCGTTACAGATTTGGTGGAAAAACCTGCTGTACAGGATGCACCTTCTCGTCTGGCAATTGTTGGTCGCTATGTGCTGACTCCAGAAATCTTCCCAGCGCTTGAGAACACCAAAGCAGGTGCGGGTGGTGAAATTCAGCTGACAGACGCACTGCGCACTGTTGCGAAAGAACGCGGATTGCTTGCTGTAAAAATGCGCGGCATGCGATTTGACGCAGGTAACTGGGCGGAGTACTTAACTGCAAATATTTATTTTGCCTTGCAGGATGATTCTATTCGTGATGATCTTGTAAAACACTTGAAGCCGCTTTTACCTTAA
- the glmM gene encoding phosphoglucosamine mutase, with amino-acid sequence MGRRLFGTDGMRGTVNMYPMVPEVAMRLGLAAGTAFRTETGRNRVVIGKDTRLSGYVFENALTAGFCAAGMDVYLVGPMATPAIAFLTRNMRATMGVVISASHNPYHDNGIKFFDDRGFKIADSVEDAITEMVLNPDHQWDYPAPDKVGRAKRIEDAVGRYIVYLKNSFPTNLSLEGLRIVLDCSNGANYKVAPLVLEELGAEVVPIGVKPNGLNINKRCGSLYPEIMAEKVREVRADIGLALDGDADRLIVCDENGSVLDGDQIMAICAQDMMASGDLVGKTLVSTVMSNMALEVFMREHGGRLLRTPVGDRHVVEAMRNEHATMGGEQSGHLVFMNYGTTGDGLLAGLQLLRIMRQRDKPLSSLAGLLELYPQELINVRVDRKIPFEECPSLLEDVTKAEKELGDKGRVLLRYSGTESLCRVMVEGEDGEQVKRLASYLAESAQKNLV; translated from the coding sequence ATGGGAAGACGCTTGTTTGGAACGGACGGTATGCGCGGTACAGTGAATATGTACCCGATGGTTCCTGAAGTCGCTATGCGATTAGGACTTGCAGCAGGAACTGCTTTCCGGACTGAAACTGGACGAAATAGAGTTGTAATCGGAAAGGATACCCGCCTTTCTGGATATGTTTTTGAAAATGCGCTAACTGCCGGTTTTTGTGCCGCAGGTATGGATGTATACCTTGTAGGTCCAATGGCTACCCCTGCCATTGCGTTTCTCACAAGGAATATGCGCGCGACTATGGGTGTAGTTATTTCTGCATCCCATAACCCGTACCACGATAACGGTATTAAATTTTTTGATGATCGTGGTTTTAAAATCGCAGATTCTGTTGAAGATGCCATTACAGAAATGGTTCTTAACCCTGACCATCAGTGGGACTATCCTGCTCCGGATAAAGTAGGACGAGCAAAGCGTATTGAAGACGCGGTTGGTCGCTACATCGTTTACTTGAAAAATAGCTTCCCAACGAACCTGTCTCTCGAAGGTTTACGCATAGTTCTTGATTGTTCTAATGGCGCAAATTACAAAGTTGCTCCACTAGTACTAGAAGAGCTTGGAGCAGAAGTTGTTCCTATTGGCGTTAAGCCGAACGGTTTGAACATCAATAAGCGTTGTGGTTCGCTGTATCCTGAAATTATGGCAGAGAAGGTACGCGAAGTTCGAGCCGATATAGGTCTTGCCCTTGATGGTGACGCTGACAGACTTATTGTCTGCGATGAGAACGGCTCTGTTCTTGACGGTGACCAGATTATGGCAATCTGCGCTCAGGATATGATGGCATCCGGTGACTTAGTGGGTAAAACCCTCGTTTCTACAGTGATGAGTAATATGGCTCTTGAAGTGTTTATGCGTGAACACGGCGGGCGCTTGTTACGTACTCCTGTAGGTGATCGTCATGTTGTTGAAGCTATGCGAAACGAGCATGCCACAATGGGCGGTGAACAGTCAGGTCATCTGGTATTTATGAATTACGGTACTACTGGCGACGGTCTTCTTGCCGGACTTCAGCTGCTCCGCATTATGCGTCAGAGAGATAAACCTCTTTCCAGCCTTGCGGGTCTGCTTGAGTTATATCCACAAGAATTGATTAATGTTCGCGTTGACCGTAAAATTCCGTTTGAAGAATGTCCAAGCTTGCTCGAAGATGTTACAAAAGCAGAGAAAGAATTAGGTGACAAAGGTCGAGTTCTGTTGCGCTATTCAGGTACAGAGTCTCTTTGTCGCGTAATGGTTGAGGGCGAAGACGGCGAGCAAGTAAAGCGCCTTGCGTCGTACCTTGCTGAATCTGCACAGAAAAACTTAGTCTAA
- a CDS encoding alpha/beta fold hydrolase, whose amino-acid sequence MPIYENTLYPAPFFLPGGHAQTLYPAFFRTLEVPASAVQRITTPDNDFLDIDFHYVMPGYPQKRLAIISHGLEGNSKRSYVKGMVRALLKAGWDAVAWNFRGCSGSLNRTLHMYNSGSTEDLKSVVNFCAGRGYEEIVLIGFSMGGNQILKYLGDPDEIVHPNIQASVVFSVPCDLVGAAKAMDKSSNAIYLKNFMRTLKEKMLQKHELFPERVDVTRLNEVKTFRDFDETYTAPWYGYKDAMEYWKKSSSVQFLDRVRIPTLLMNARNDPFLCPTCYPTGQAHRSKNLYLETPAEGGHIGFVRISDDDYYWSEIRAVEFLGQVFGWY is encoded by the coding sequence ATGCCGATTTATGAAAATACGCTGTATCCGGCTCCGTTTTTTTTACCCGGCGGACACGCGCAAACGTTGTATCCTGCGTTTTTCAGAACACTTGAAGTACCCGCCAGTGCTGTTCAACGGATTACTACTCCTGATAATGATTTTTTAGATATAGATTTTCATTACGTTATGCCGGGATATCCGCAAAAGCGTCTTGCGATAATTTCTCATGGTCTGGAAGGAAACTCTAAGCGCTCATATGTGAAAGGTATGGTTCGAGCACTGCTCAAGGCGGGGTGGGATGCCGTTGCATGGAATTTTAGGGGATGCAGCGGGTCGCTTAACAGAACATTACATATGTACAATAGCGGCTCGACAGAAGATTTAAAATCAGTCGTGAATTTTTGTGCAGGAAGAGGGTATGAAGAAATTGTTCTCATAGGGTTCAGTATGGGAGGGAATCAGATTCTTAAATATTTGGGTGACCCTGATGAAATCGTGCATCCCAATATTCAGGCGTCTGTGGTATTTTCTGTACCTTGCGATCTTGTGGGAGCGGCGAAGGCTATGGATAAGTCTTCCAATGCAATTTATTTGAAAAATTTTATGCGAACCCTTAAAGAGAAAATGTTGCAAAAGCATGAGCTGTTTCCTGAACGGGTTGATGTGACACGTTTGAATGAAGTGAAGACCTTTCGAGACTTCGACGAAACGTATACAGCACCGTGGTATGGATACAAAGATGCGATGGAGTACTGGAAAAAAAGCTCCAGTGTGCAATTTCTCGATCGGGTTCGAATCCCGACATTGTTAATGAACGCGCGCAACGACCCGTTTCTTTGTCCCACTTGCTATCCGACAGGGCAGGCGCATCGCAGTAAAAATCTCTACCTCGAAACCCCTGCTGAAGGTGGTCATATCGGGTTTGTCCGTATTTCGGATGATGATTATTACTGGTCAGAAATTCGAGCGGTAGAATTTTTAGGGCAGGTATTTGGTTGGTACTAA
- the cbiB gene encoding adenosylcobinamide-phosphate synthase CbiB, translating into MEYLWIPLAAFLIDVVFADPACLPHPVQLIGRMLNKLEKLARKNFPNRVGGVLSLVILLLLVFIIVSAFIDIPYLGWVFALYFAWSGLALGSLLNEGTKAVQAIASGSLDRGRSAVSMLVSRDVSNATQEELYKTLAETLSENFNDGIIAPFFWLVLSGPVGLWLYKATSTMDSMWGYKNEKWIDLGWAGAKFDDVLAYVPARLSAMFLQWTANLAGLGPAKGVWNSVVRDAEKMESPNAGWPMAMAAHLYGRPMGGEAVYFGKVKEKPVLGVGDDVWNKHSLMQLIKHIRLAAIFGCGLLWLLVALFRMLF; encoded by the coding sequence ATGGAATATCTTTGGATACCGTTGGCTGCGTTTCTTATTGATGTCGTCTTTGCTGACCCTGCTTGTCTGCCTCATCCCGTTCAATTGATCGGGCGTATGTTGAACAAGCTGGAAAAATTAGCTCGTAAGAACTTTCCTAATAGGGTTGGCGGCGTTCTTTCATTGGTGATTTTGCTGCTTTTGGTCTTCATCATTGTAAGTGCGTTTATTGATATTCCATATCTGGGCTGGGTGTTTGCGCTGTATTTTGCATGGTCTGGGCTTGCGCTCGGAAGTTTGCTCAATGAAGGAACGAAAGCAGTACAGGCGATAGCGTCCGGTTCGCTTGATAGAGGGCGCAGTGCCGTTTCTATGCTGGTAAGTCGTGATGTCTCAAACGCCACGCAGGAAGAACTGTACAAGACGCTTGCAGAAACGCTTTCTGAAAATTTCAATGATGGCATTATCGCGCCTTTTTTCTGGCTCGTTCTTTCTGGGCCTGTAGGATTGTGGCTCTATAAAGCTACGTCTACTATGGATTCCATGTGGGGCTATAAGAATGAAAAGTGGATTGATTTAGGTTGGGCAGGTGCTAAATTTGATGATGTGCTTGCCTATGTTCCTGCACGATTGTCAGCCATGTTCTTGCAATGGACTGCAAATCTGGCAGGGCTTGGACCTGCTAAGGGTGTATGGAACAGCGTTGTGCGCGATGCTGAAAAAATGGAAAGCCCTAATGCCGGTTGGCCTATGGCTATGGCAGCTCATCTGTATGGGAGACCAATGGGTGGTGAGGCGGTTTATTTCGGTAAAGTGAAAGAGAAACCAGTCTTAGGCGTTGGTGACGATGTTTGGAATAAACATTCGCTGATGCAGCTTATCAAGCACATTCGTCTAGCAGCTATTTTCGGTTGCGGGTTGCTATGGCTTCTGGTTGCACTTTTCCGCATGCTTTTTTAG
- the priA gene encoding primosomal protein N' yields the protein MLSISLLSPPYATLSYAEPEWLDTFVWKCGQRVVVPLGKGGMLRAGIIVSITDDSSVKEGVVLKECLWAAEREPLLKPEYLAMVKQLALRHMVTEGEVLGGLLPAGLRTSKVRLRLLDGGKPRTITMRDIATMPLAERSAIGDLWKKNAVEVLDSTFDAEEQELCSLLVDPPWAVRPSAKRQIEVLEYLQDKGMLSRTRLLKELGTGVSAALNTLAERGLVRIGPREEGECEACQEETSECFSDIGNGFDLLPEQQTAFDEFSTLMHADKPKSALLYGITGSGKTVVYLELAAEALSKGHSVMLLAPEVALACKLEQAVRNRFPSQDCFFYNGYQSPAERENTFRTLAEREAPCIIVGTRSALFLPSPALGLIVLDEEHDTSFKQDEGLVYQAKEVAFYRVQQSNGLLLLGSATPDVKTFYAVQQHAVSMSVMKERAGEGRLPDVSLINIKNLKRSDGILAAECKRQIQETVARGEQVVILLNRRGYSPLMYCLDCGHVARCPHCEVGLTYHKERERLVCHYCGHSVAYPVVCSKCKGLHYLPMGEGTEKLEEHLTDILPPETKILRLDRDSTRRPGKMQRILDSFAKQEAQVLVGTQMLSKGHHFPNVTLAVVADGDLGLNLPDYRAAERTFQLLVQASGRAGRGEKAGRVLIQTRDPEHYCWQFVGSADYDGFFAEELERRRKRKYPPFVKLALIRTSYPLDWNKGMEWVETLTEVARALGKEHDVRVLGHTPSPLPILRGRKRFQWTLKSDNWISVRTLYYAMRNAVPRGSKLRLSLDIDPVNML from the coding sequence ATGTTATCAATCTCTCTTTTAAGTCCGCCATACGCAACGTTGAGCTACGCCGAACCGGAGTGGCTTGATACTTTTGTATGGAAATGTGGTCAGCGTGTTGTTGTGCCGCTGGGCAAAGGGGGAATGCTGCGAGCAGGAATTATTGTTTCCATCACGGATGACAGTTCCGTAAAAGAAGGCGTAGTGCTTAAAGAGTGCCTTTGGGCTGCTGAGCGTGAACCGCTTCTGAAACCGGAATACCTTGCAATGGTCAAACAGCTTGCTTTGCGGCATATGGTTACAGAAGGGGAAGTTCTCGGTGGTTTGCTTCCGGCAGGACTTCGAACCTCTAAAGTGCGCTTGCGCCTGTTGGATGGTGGCAAACCGCGCACGATAACAATGCGCGATATCGCAACGATGCCGCTTGCTGAACGTTCTGCTATCGGGGATCTGTGGAAGAAAAACGCTGTTGAAGTTCTCGACAGCACGTTTGATGCAGAAGAGCAGGAGCTTTGCAGTCTTTTAGTTGACCCGCCTTGGGCTGTACGCCCGTCTGCTAAGCGGCAGATCGAGGTTCTTGAGTATCTGCAAGATAAGGGGATGCTTTCAAGAACCCGGTTGTTGAAAGAACTTGGTACTGGCGTATCTGCTGCGCTTAATACTTTGGCAGAACGTGGGCTTGTCCGTATTGGTCCCAGAGAAGAAGGAGAGTGCGAAGCCTGCCAAGAAGAGACTTCAGAGTGTTTTTCGGATATCGGGAACGGTTTTGATTTGTTGCCGGAACAGCAGACTGCTTTCGATGAATTTAGCACATTGATGCACGCAGATAAGCCGAAGTCAGCATTACTGTATGGTATTACTGGAAGCGGAAAAACTGTGGTGTATTTGGAGTTGGCAGCAGAGGCGTTGTCTAAGGGGCATTCTGTTATGCTGTTAGCACCGGAGGTAGCGCTTGCCTGTAAGTTAGAACAGGCAGTGCGCAATCGTTTTCCTTCTCAGGACTGTTTTTTTTACAACGGCTACCAGTCTCCTGCTGAAAGAGAAAATACGTTCCGCACGTTGGCAGAGCGTGAGGCTCCTTGCATTATTGTGGGAACACGATCTGCACTTTTCTTACCTTCCCCTGCGCTGGGCTTGATAGTGCTTGATGAAGAACATGATACCTCGTTCAAGCAGGATGAAGGCTTGGTGTATCAGGCAAAAGAAGTCGCATTTTATCGTGTTCAGCAAAGCAATGGGTTATTGCTGCTTGGCTCTGCGACTCCTGACGTAAAGACGTTTTATGCTGTGCAGCAACACGCAGTTTCTATGAGTGTAATGAAAGAGCGTGCGGGTGAGGGGAGGTTGCCAGACGTTTCTCTCATTAATATAAAAAATTTGAAGCGCTCTGATGGAATCCTTGCTGCTGAATGTAAAAGGCAGATTCAAGAAACGGTTGCTCGTGGTGAACAGGTTGTTATTCTGTTGAACCGTAGAGGATATTCGCCGTTAATGTATTGCCTTGACTGCGGTCACGTAGCACGTTGTCCGCACTGTGAAGTTGGGCTTACATATCATAAAGAGCGTGAACGGCTTGTGTGTCATTATTGCGGGCATTCGGTAGCGTATCCTGTTGTGTGTTCCAAGTGTAAGGGGCTTCACTATCTTCCTATGGGGGAAGGTACAGAAAAGCTTGAAGAGCATCTGACTGATATATTGCCACCTGAAACAAAAATTTTGCGTCTGGATAGAGACTCAACACGTCGCCCCGGTAAGATGCAACGTATTCTTGATTCGTTTGCAAAACAGGAAGCGCAAGTGCTTGTGGGGACACAAATGCTGTCCAAAGGGCATCATTTCCCTAACGTAACGCTCGCTGTTGTTGCGGATGGGGATTTAGGGTTGAATCTTCCTGATTATCGCGCTGCTGAACGTACATTCCAGTTGCTTGTTCAGGCATCTGGGCGGGCAGGTCGCGGTGAAAAAGCTGGGCGTGTATTAATCCAGACTCGAGACCCCGAGCACTACTGTTGGCAATTTGTAGGTAGTGCAGATTATGATGGATTTTTTGCAGAGGAACTTGAGCGAAGACGTAAACGAAAATATCCTCCATTCGTAAAATTAGCGCTTATCCGAACCAGCTATCCGCTGGATTGGAATAAAGGGATGGAATGGGTAGAAACATTGACCGAGGTAGCAAGGGCGCTCGGTAAAGAGCATGATGTGCGCGTGTTGGGGCATACGCCATCACCGTTGCCTATCTTGCGCGGAAGAAAGCGTTTCCAGTGGACGCTGAAGTCCGATAACTGGATAAGCGTACGCACGCTGTATTACGCCATGCGTAATGCTGTGCCTCGCGGTTCTAAGCTCAGACTGTCTCTGGATATAGATCCTGTGAATATGCTGTAG
- a CDS encoding tRNA (cytidine(34)-2'-O)-methyltransferase, protein MHVVLFEPEIPPNTGNIARLCAATATDLHLIEPLGFSLEDKYLKRAGLDYWPHVSVFVWSDWEAYIEAVGHKHRHVMASSKRGVAVHEVEYDANDALVFGPETRGLPDSLMDRYENHVRIPMWGEVRSLNLSTAVGIVLYQAFAATGALNGK, encoded by the coding sequence ATGCATGTTGTATTATTTGAACCGGAAATTCCGCCAAATACTGGTAATATCGCTAGATTGTGTGCGGCAACCGCAACAGATTTACATTTGATTGAGCCGTTGGGATTCAGTCTTGAAGATAAATATTTAAAACGCGCTGGACTTGACTACTGGCCGCATGTTTCTGTGTTTGTATGGTCTGATTGGGAAGCATACATTGAAGCTGTAGGGCACAAGCACAGACATGTTATGGCAAGTTCTAAACGTGGCGTGGCTGTGCATGAAGTTGAATACGATGCAAATGACGCGCTTGTATTCGGGCCAGAAACCCGTGGGCTTCCTGATAGTCTCATGGATCGTTATGAGAACCATGTGCGCATTCCAATGTGGGGTGAGGTACGTAGTCTCAATTTATCAACGGCAGTAGGTATTGTTTTGTATCAGGCTTTTGCAGCAACAGGAGCTTTAAACGGAAAGTAG
- a CDS encoding OmpP1/FadL family transporter, producing MKRHFLSIVASCVLLLAVATSASAAGFALYEWSARGNALGGTLVGRADDPSAVAYNPAGLTQLDGTHISAGVSLAAPYTQVETINPATGVSTTTSSEDAVFPIPHFYVTHRINDKWAVGFGEYSRFGLGFGYDKDDFPGANNVYDAKIITLSLNPNVAYKITDNLSAAIGLEYVYVDVAIEKTLGSPLATSKLTGSGDGVALTAGLHYKLDKWRFGVGYHSQAKVDATGETKISTPASTMKLDTKSSIVLPDMISLGVTYYPIEELSIELAAVNTRWSTYRNFDITLETPGADTIVRQPKDWDDVWRVSIGAEYDINDNWTVRGSYAFDEAPENAKYVDYMIPAEDRHLIGAGVGYSIDNWTVDLAYTYIIAESVDYDDSVAPGVLDGKSKNGVTHIGALTVSYAF from the coding sequence ATGAAGCGACATTTCCTGTCTATTGTTGCGTCTTGTGTCCTGCTGTTAGCTGTTGCTACATCTGCTTCTGCTGCCGGTTTTGCTTTGTATGAGTGGAGTGCTCGAGGTAACGCACTTGGCGGTACACTTGTTGGTCGTGCTGACGACCCTTCCGCAGTTGCATACAACCCTGCTGGTCTTACTCAGTTAGATGGAACCCATATTTCTGCTGGTGTTTCTCTGGCAGCTCCATACACACAAGTTGAAACAATCAATCCTGCCACTGGTGTAAGCACAACTACTTCCAGCGAAGATGCTGTATTCCCGATCCCACATTTTTACGTAACACATCGTATTAATGATAAGTGGGCTGTAGGATTTGGTGAATACTCCCGTTTCGGTCTGGGCTTTGGTTACGATAAAGACGATTTTCCGGGTGCAAACAATGTATATGATGCTAAAATCATTACGTTGTCTTTAAACCCGAACGTGGCGTACAAAATTACTGACAACTTATCCGCAGCTATTGGTCTTGAATATGTGTACGTTGATGTTGCTATTGAAAAGACTCTTGGTTCTCCACTTGCCACTTCAAAGTTGACTGGTAGCGGTGATGGTGTGGCTCTTACCGCTGGTCTGCACTATAAACTTGATAAGTGGCGTTTTGGTGTCGGTTATCACAGTCAGGCAAAAGTTGATGCTACTGGCGAAACTAAAATTTCTACTCCTGCCTCTACGATGAAGCTTGATACCAAATCATCCATCGTTCTTCCTGATATGATTAGCTTGGGTGTTACCTACTACCCAATTGAAGAGCTGAGCATTGAACTTGCAGCAGTAAATACTCGTTGGTCAACATACAGAAACTTCGACATTACTCTCGAAACTCCGGGTGCAGATACCATTGTTCGTCAGCCTAAAGACTGGGATGACGTATGGCGTGTAAGCATCGGTGCAGAGTACGATATCAACGACAACTGGACAGTTCGCGGCAGCTACGCATTTGACGAAGCTCCAGAAAACGCTAAGTATGTTGATTACATGATTCCAGCTGAAGACCGTCACCTCATTGGTGCTGGTGTTGGGTACTCCATTGACAACTGGACTGTTGACCTTGCGTACACTTACATTATTGCAGAGAGTGTAGATTACGATGATTCTGTAGCACCGGGTGTACTTGATGGTAAATCTAAAAACGGTGTAACCCATATCGGTGCTCTCACTGTTAGTTACGCATTCTAG
- a CDS encoding NAD(P)/FAD-dependent oxidoreductase translates to MNQHDVIILGAGASGLWAALTAAKRGRKVLVVDHARKAGRKILIAGGGKCNFTNIELSAANYHCKNRHFCKSALARFTPWHMVEYLSLHDIPWEEREHSQLFCTRSAEDITYALYNDCLEENVRFLFSEQITSVQKNDDLFDVTVTGGRHSAPSLIVALGGSAWPQVGATDAGYKLARQFGHKIIPTFPALVPLMMPSNWKCKNLSGIALPVSISCNKKQYTENMLFTHKGISGPVVLQISAHWKKGDALEIDFLPHASLETLLEESGSTLLLKTVLKRTFPERLAVALIPSELGEKQIAQLSKKDLLALHAAIHAFKVTPTGTEGLKKAEATGGGVDTDSISSKTMESKLCQGLYFTGEVLDVLGDLGGFNLHWAWASGNAAGESV, encoded by the coding sequence ATGAATCAACATGACGTTATCATTTTAGGTGCTGGCGCTTCCGGTCTCTGGGCAGCACTCACCGCTGCCAAAAGAGGTCGCAAAGTTCTGGTCGTTGACCATGCTCGCAAAGCCGGACGAAAAATTCTGATTGCTGGTGGTGGCAAATGTAACTTTACCAATATAGAACTTAGTGCAGCCAACTACCATTGTAAAAATAGACACTTTTGCAAGTCTGCACTTGCGCGTTTTACTCCGTGGCACATGGTAGAATATCTTTCGCTCCATGATATCCCGTGGGAGGAACGTGAGCACAGTCAGCTGTTCTGTACCCGCAGCGCAGAGGATATTACATATGCCCTCTACAATGATTGTCTGGAAGAAAACGTACGCTTTCTTTTTTCCGAACAGATTACAAGTGTGCAAAAAAACGACGATTTATTCGACGTTACAGTAACAGGCGGACGACATTCCGCGCCGTCCCTTATCGTCGCTCTTGGCGGCAGCGCATGGCCTCAGGTTGGAGCAACTGATGCTGGCTATAAACTGGCACGACAGTTCGGGCACAAAATTATTCCGACATTCCCTGCTCTTGTTCCACTCATGATGCCATCGAACTGGAAGTGCAAAAACTTATCAGGGATAGCACTTCCCGTATCAATATCCTGCAACAAAAAGCAGTACACGGAAAACATGCTTTTCACCCATAAAGGCATCAGTGGTCCTGTTGTGCTTCAAATTTCTGCACACTGGAAAAAAGGAGATGCTCTTGAAATAGATTTCCTTCCTCATGCATCGCTTGAAACACTCTTGGAAGAATCTGGCTCCACTCTGCTATTGAAAACAGTTTTGAAGCGCACTTTCCCCGAACGACTTGCCGTAGCGCTTATTCCTTCTGAACTTGGCGAAAAACAGATTGCGCAACTCAGCAAAAAAGACCTGCTTGCCTTGCACGCTGCTATTCATGCTTTCAAGGTTACACCTACAGGAACAGAGGGTCTAAAAAAAGCTGAAGCAACAGGCGGCGGTGTAGATACAGATTCTATTTCTTCCAAAACGATGGAAAGCAAACTTTGTCAGGGACTGTACTTTACGGGTGAGGTTCTTGACGTTCTTGGTGACCTTGGAGGCTTCAACCTCCACTGGGCTTGGGCATCCGGCAACGCTGCGGGCGAGTCTGTATAA